In Hymenobacter gelipurpurascens, one DNA window encodes the following:
- a CDS encoding efflux RND transporter periplasmic adaptor subunit, whose translation MKFYPILLLATFLTACGNDKPAQTEAAEPAAPTAPSNPDQVSVGQAQAQAAGIETGSFTWKNMTTNVQANGTIDVPPQNRASISAVMGGYVQSVAVLPGQQVRRGGVVAILRHPDYLKLQQEYLQSKARVKFLQQELQRQQTLDAEDVGAKRKLQQAQSDFSSETANLRATAGQLRMLGISMAQLDRGIITPTVPLVSPIGGYVKTVSINPGQFVNPQDVLAEIVDRSDMHLELKVFERDIARVKNGQRILFKIPSRGSAEDLTARVFLVGKAFNDDARTVSVHAHLEPERDDVLPGQYVSAQIQTAGARQRTLPEDAVIQAGEFSYIFAKTGSVGHSYHRYKVKTGTSENGDVAVTLLENLPDTTHLVRHGAYFLDAELKKGQDAEE comes from the coding sequence ATGAAATTTTACCCAATTCTGCTGCTGGCCACCTTCCTGACTGCCTGCGGCAACGATAAACCTGCCCAGACGGAAGCCGCCGAGCCCGCAGCTCCAACTGCCCCCTCCAACCCCGATCAGGTGAGCGTAGGCCAGGCCCAAGCTCAGGCCGCGGGCATTGAAACCGGCTCCTTCACCTGGAAAAACATGACGACCAACGTGCAGGCCAACGGCACCATTGATGTGCCGCCCCAGAACCGGGCCTCTATTAGTGCCGTGATGGGCGGCTACGTGCAGTCGGTGGCGGTGCTGCCGGGCCAACAGGTGCGGCGCGGCGGCGTGGTAGCCATTCTGCGCCACCCCGATTACCTGAAGCTACAGCAGGAATATCTGCAGAGTAAAGCCCGCGTAAAATTTCTGCAGCAGGAACTGCAGCGTCAGCAAACCCTCGATGCGGAAGATGTAGGCGCCAAGCGTAAGCTCCAGCAGGCCCAGAGCGACTTCAGCTCCGAAACCGCCAATCTGCGCGCTACTGCCGGGCAACTGCGGATGCTGGGCATCTCCATGGCCCAACTCGACCGAGGCATAATTACGCCTACAGTACCGCTGGTGTCACCTATTGGCGGTTACGTGAAAACGGTGAGCATTAACCCCGGCCAGTTTGTAAACCCACAGGATGTACTGGCAGAAATAGTAGACCGCTCCGATATGCATCTGGAGCTCAAGGTGTTTGAGCGCGATATCGCCCGCGTGAAAAATGGACAGCGCATCCTGTTCAAAATACCGAGCCGCGGCTCCGCCGAAGACCTCACGGCACGCGTATTCCTCGTCGGCAAAGCCTTTAATGATGACGCTCGCACGGTAAGCGTACACGCCCACTTAGAGCCGGAGCGCGACGATGTACTGCCCGGCCAATACGTATCAGCGCAGATTCAGACCGCTGGTGCCCGCCAGCGCACACTCCCCGAAGACGCCGTAATCCAGGCCGGTGAGTTCAGCTACATTTTCGCCAAAACCGGCTCCGTAGGCCACTCCTACCACCGCTACAAAGTAAAAACTGGTACCAGTGAAAACGGTGATGTAGCCGTAACACTCCTGGAGAATCTCCCAGACACTACGCACCTCGTACGCCACGGCGCCTATTTCCTGGATGCCGAGCTGAAGAAAGGGCAGGATGCCGAAGAATAG
- a CDS encoding efflux RND transporter permease subunit, producing MLSKIIAASIRNKLLVVLMLVGLVAWGGYSAAHLPLDAIPDVTNNQVQVITQSPALAAQEVEQLLTVPLELQLRTIPGVTEIRSTSRFGLSVVTVVFEDEVSTLETRQLVAEKLRTAEAELGADLGTPTMAPITTGLGEIFQYTLHLKPGYEHKYSLDQLRDVQDWIVKRQLAGVAGVVEVSSFGGHVRQYEVSVDPERLNAAGVSMTELYTALQDNNANTGGSYLERGPNAYFIRGEGRAASLQDIGSIVVKRVGTSPLLVRDIADVRFGHAMRYGAMTRNGQGETVGGIVLMLKGASSEQTIKGVKARVQEIQKALPPGIVVEPFLDRTKLIDKAIHTVSKNLIEGGVIVVAVLLLLLGNFRAGLVVASMIPLCMLFALGLMRTFGVSANLMSLGALDFGLIVDGAVIIVEAMIFHLVHFRERAEGETMDQVAETAATRMMRSALFGQLIILIVYLPILALTGIEGKMFRPMALTVSFAILGAMLLCLTYVPAVAAWVLRKDVKEEGTLAYRIMQFLYRGYAPLIKRALQLRAVVAAVAVGLLVLAGWLFTRMGGEFIPQLDEGDFAINVTLAPGSSLAQSITTTTKVQQVLLRKFPEIEQIVGKIGTSEIPTDPMSLEDSDQIVILKDQSTWTSASSREELAGKMSEALAGIPGVNLEFQQPIQMRFNELISGVKSDISIKIYGDDLGLLYEKANEAANLIRPLAGVGDLKVEQIAALPQLRVTYNRQKLAQYGLRVSELNTLLRASFAGDIAGQVYEGERRYDLVVRLDSAHRRGLDDLRSLYVDLPDGQKVPLEEVATVDFRNAPMQVSRDDARRRINIGVNVRNRDVESLVEEIQQKLQAQLQLPHGYTLQYGGQFENLQQAKARLAVAVPVALLLIFVLLYFSFSSVKQAILIFTGIPLAAIGGILALWLRDMPFSISAGVGFIALFGVAVLNGIVLVASLNELAIAGVQQVQERVVRATAERFRPVLLTAAVASLGFLPMALSNSAGAEVQKPLATVVIGGLISATLLTLIVLPVLYTFFTKDGEPSPIEATPEAIADALENHDLQH from the coding sequence ATGCTTTCAAAAATTATAGCGGCTAGCATCCGGAATAAGCTGCTGGTGGTGCTCATGCTCGTAGGGCTAGTAGCCTGGGGTGGCTACTCTGCCGCGCACCTGCCCCTCGATGCCATTCCTGATGTTACCAACAATCAGGTCCAGGTTATCACCCAAAGCCCTGCCCTGGCGGCGCAGGAGGTAGAGCAGCTCCTCACGGTGCCCCTGGAGCTGCAACTGCGCACTATTCCGGGCGTGACGGAAATCCGGTCTACTTCCCGCTTTGGCCTCTCCGTGGTTACGGTAGTGTTTGAGGACGAAGTAAGCACCCTCGAAACCCGGCAGCTGGTGGCCGAAAAGCTCCGGACTGCCGAGGCAGAGCTAGGGGCCGACCTTGGCACCCCCACCATGGCTCCGATCACGACTGGCCTAGGCGAGATTTTCCAGTACACGCTGCATCTGAAACCGGGCTACGAGCACAAATACTCCCTCGATCAGCTGCGCGATGTGCAGGACTGGATTGTGAAACGCCAACTGGCTGGAGTGGCCGGCGTAGTGGAAGTCAGCAGCTTTGGGGGCCACGTGCGCCAGTACGAGGTAAGCGTAGACCCAGAGCGCCTGAACGCTGCCGGCGTCAGCATGACGGAACTCTACACGGCCCTGCAGGACAACAATGCCAACACCGGCGGCAGCTACCTGGAACGGGGCCCCAACGCCTACTTTATCCGGGGCGAGGGCCGCGCGGCATCTTTGCAGGATATTGGCAGTATCGTCGTCAAGCGCGTGGGTACGTCGCCCCTGCTGGTGCGCGATATAGCCGATGTGCGCTTCGGGCACGCCATGCGCTACGGCGCCATGACGCGCAACGGCCAGGGCGAAACGGTGGGCGGCATTGTGCTTATGCTGAAAGGGGCTTCCTCTGAGCAAACCATTAAAGGCGTGAAAGCGCGCGTGCAGGAAATTCAGAAAGCCCTGCCTCCCGGCATCGTGGTAGAGCCCTTCCTCGACCGCACTAAGCTCATCGATAAGGCCATTCATACGGTTTCCAAAAACCTGATTGAAGGCGGCGTAATTGTGGTGGCGGTACTGCTGCTACTGCTGGGCAACTTCCGGGCGGGCCTGGTGGTGGCTTCCATGATTCCGCTGTGCATGCTGTTTGCGCTAGGCCTCATGCGCACCTTCGGCGTGTCGGCCAACCTAATGAGCCTGGGCGCTCTTGATTTCGGGCTGATTGTGGATGGCGCCGTAATTATTGTTGAGGCCATGATTTTCCACCTCGTGCACTTTCGTGAGCGGGCCGAAGGCGAAACCATGGACCAGGTAGCCGAAACGGCCGCCACCCGCATGATGCGCTCCGCGTTGTTCGGGCAGCTTATCATCCTCATCGTGTACCTGCCCATTCTGGCTCTCACCGGCATCGAGGGCAAGATGTTCCGCCCCATGGCTCTCACGGTGAGCTTCGCCATTCTGGGCGCCATGCTGCTATGCCTGACCTACGTACCGGCTGTAGCCGCCTGGGTCCTGCGCAAGGATGTGAAAGAAGAAGGCACCCTGGCCTACCGCATTATGCAGTTTCTGTACCGCGGCTATGCGCCCCTGATCAAACGGGCGCTGCAGCTGCGGGCAGTAGTAGCCGCCGTAGCCGTAGGCCTGTTGGTGCTGGCCGGCTGGCTTTTTACGCGCATGGGCGGCGAGTTTATCCCACAACTGGATGAAGGCGACTTTGCCATTAACGTGACGCTGGCGCCCGGTTCGTCTCTGGCCCAGAGCATTACGACCACTACCAAAGTACAGCAAGTGCTGCTCCGGAAATTTCCCGAAATAGAGCAGATAGTAGGCAAAATCGGCACATCCGAAATTCCCACCGACCCGATGTCCCTGGAAGACTCCGACCAGATTGTAATCCTGAAAGATCAATCTACATGGACTTCGGCTTCCTCGCGGGAAGAGCTGGCCGGCAAAATGAGCGAAGCGCTGGCCGGCATTCCGGGCGTGAACCTGGAGTTTCAGCAGCCCATCCAGATGCGCTTCAATGAGCTGATTTCGGGCGTAAAGTCCGATATCAGCATCAAGATTTATGGCGACGACCTAGGCCTGTTGTATGAGAAGGCCAACGAAGCGGCCAACCTGATCCGGCCGCTGGCGGGCGTCGGCGACCTGAAAGTGGAGCAGATTGCGGCCCTGCCCCAGCTGCGCGTGACCTACAACCGCCAGAAACTGGCGCAGTATGGCCTACGCGTATCGGAGCTGAACACGCTGTTGCGCGCTTCCTTCGCCGGCGATATTGCCGGACAAGTCTATGAAGGCGAGCGGCGCTACGACCTGGTAGTGCGCCTCGACTCTGCCCACCGACGTGGCCTTGATGACCTACGTAGCCTCTACGTAGACCTGCCCGATGGCCAGAAGGTGCCCCTGGAAGAGGTAGCCACCGTGGATTTCCGCAATGCGCCCATGCAGGTTTCCCGCGATGATGCCCGTCGTCGTATCAACATCGGCGTCAACGTTCGTAACCGCGACGTGGAGAGCTTGGTGGAAGAAATTCAGCAGAAGCTCCAGGCTCAGTTGCAGCTTCCTCATGGCTATACGCTGCAATACGGCGGGCAATTCGAGAACCTGCAACAAGCCAAAGCCCGCCTGGCAGTGGCCGTGCCGGTGGCACTCCTCCTGATTTTTGTGCTGCTGTACTTCTCGTTTTCCTCCGTTAAGCAAGCTATCCTCATCTTCACGGGCATTCCGCTGGCTGCTATTGGTGGCATTCTGGCATTGTGGCTGCGCGATATGCCCTTTAGCATCTCGGCGGGCGTGGGCTTTATTGCGCTGTTTGGCGTGGCGGTGCTCAATGGCATTGTGCTGGTGGCCAGCCTCAACGAGCTGGCTATTGCCGGGGTGCAGCAGGTGCAGGAGCGGGTAGTACGTGCCACCGCCGAGCGGTTTCGGCCCGTGCTCCTCACAGCGGCCGTAGCTTCGCTGGGCTTCCTACCAATGGCTCTTTCCAACTCCGCGGGGGCCGAAGTACAGAAGCCGTTGGCCACAGTAGTTATTGGCGGCCTCATTTCGGCTACCCTGCTCACCCTGATAGTACTCCCCGTACTCTACACCTTCTTCACGAAAGACGGTGAGCCCAGTCCCATCGAGGCCACTCCGGAAGCCATAGCCGATGCACTCGAAAATCACGATTTACAACACTAG
- a CDS encoding ATP-dependent Clp protease proteolytic subunit: MPELLIPIREYIGTSEFNWDTYEFEWATNADDVRMMVEWAQYDGLEVDSICLEIGVCYGGSVLHGMEIYNYLKGLGLPIRTRILSLAASMGSVIPLVGDEIEIEQTAQILVHGPSSYAAGTVREITSDLKQLNDLLMKTTLTGKEPKFPMFFEAPISGGITQLAASRAYLDALVVLPA, from the coding sequence ATGCCTGAGCTCCTCATTCCTATCCGCGAATACATCGGTACCTCCGAGTTTAACTGGGATACCTATGAGTTCGAATGGGCAACCAATGCGGATGATGTTCGCATGATGGTGGAGTGGGCCCAGTACGATGGCCTGGAAGTAGATAGCATCTGCCTGGAAATCGGGGTCTGCTACGGCGGCTCCGTGCTGCACGGCATGGAAATCTACAACTACCTGAAAGGGCTAGGCCTGCCGATCCGCACCCGCATTCTTTCGCTGGCAGCCAGCATGGGCTCGGTGATTCCCTTGGTAGGCGACGAAATCGAGATTGAGCAGACCGCTCAGATACTCGTGCACGGTCCCAGCAGCTATGCTGCCGGGACCGTCCGGGAAATCACGTCGGATCTCAAGCAGCTCAATGACCTGCTCATGAAAACTACGCTCACTGGTAAGGAGCCCAAGTTCCCGATGTTCTTTGAAGCCCCTATTTCCGGTGGTATTACGCAGCTAGCCGCTTCGCGTGCCTACCTGGATGCGCTGGTAGTACTGCCCGCCTAA
- a CDS encoding PKD domain-containing protein produces MTRAQFKQALRQVFKVTQGGPANVTRSSPVINLFDGMADSFALKSEIPQAAGFTTITDGQFGTHPEFTSQADLNAYLLQQVANGVAVTIPATPTGAQVDDVGNIFSHLAVPGYASAADYELEKADVAAGFSTPENIYAQGGRIYYPGITGPHSVGSVHARVKASGGRPAGQFVSNATAFTGPVVVPGPTLTQAQPASGLVGAQVILTGTNLTGAIVAFNGTAAAPASITATQIVVPVPAGATSGNITGTTNAGTATLYFTVTAPAANVLPVANAGSATSITLPTNSLVLNGVGTDADGTITGYLWEQTIGPNQATGLPSTQAQIVAGALVQGTYQFKLTVTDNKGGTGTSTVQITVNAAPVTTTITQVVVDGDSLEMASQVLAAERYPERLKVRLGANFGDFFNAGVDGQTVQQMLSDQQSQILSRYNASTYTGMHILDVGGGINDIRLGATAAQAYDRLKQYHKAAQAAGFKTVARTHTSFNNNTFERPAAEIEAERIELDKLIRAGWKDDWGASALVDLHQNAILGKYVYPAQPDQAYFQPDGIHFTALGNDYKAQLMAPAFLAIASGGTYGAVTPYASSSTMDYDPTTLSNAATGTKRGVTLRNSENFNAPEQTESFRLTVDTVSQAFTVFATKAKLTGGAVSGAYSVLLSGQNLQVRSYDGAGAISASKALALGATYNVTRRRNASGSIDLFVDSVLVGSVPTPGPNDPTIKVTIGALLVDGAYSYFFGGRISNYSLNTTALSDGDIGIIHAQNCALTPDQYGQSSWYAYSPLNKAATDTAFPNLVAPGNPFDVFVV; encoded by the coding sequence ATGACGCGCGCGCAATTCAAACAAGCCTTACGGCAGGTATTCAAAGTCACCCAGGGCGGGCCCGCCAATGTTACCCGTAGCTCACCAGTCATCAACCTGTTTGATGGCATGGCCGATAGCTTCGCCCTCAAAAGCGAGATACCCCAGGCCGCCGGCTTTACCACTATCACGGATGGCCAGTTCGGCACCCATCCCGAGTTTACCTCCCAGGCAGATTTGAACGCCTACCTGCTCCAGCAAGTGGCCAACGGTGTTGCCGTTACTATTCCCGCTACGCCAACGGGCGCGCAGGTAGATGACGTGGGCAATATCTTCTCTCACCTGGCCGTGCCGGGCTATGCCTCAGCTGCGGACTATGAGTTGGAGAAAGCCGATGTAGCCGCGGGCTTCTCAACTCCGGAGAATATCTACGCTCAGGGGGGGCGCATCTACTATCCCGGCATCACGGGGCCGCATAGTGTAGGCTCCGTGCATGCACGGGTGAAGGCCAGTGGTGGCCGGCCAGCCGGGCAGTTCGTGAGCAACGCTACGGCCTTCACTGGGCCGGTGGTAGTGCCAGGTCCTACGCTTACCCAGGCGCAGCCTGCCAGTGGCCTGGTCGGTGCTCAGGTAATCCTAACAGGTACCAACCTAACCGGGGCCATCGTCGCCTTCAATGGCACGGCCGCAGCACCCGCAAGCATCACGGCTACGCAGATTGTAGTACCCGTGCCCGCCGGGGCAACCTCAGGCAACATCACCGGTACTACCAACGCGGGCACGGCTACGCTGTACTTCACGGTCACCGCCCCCGCGGCCAACGTGCTGCCCGTGGCCAATGCCGGGAGTGCTACCTCTATCACGTTGCCTACCAACTCCCTTGTGCTTAATGGAGTAGGCACGGATGCCGATGGCACCATCACCGGCTATCTATGGGAACAGACCATCGGGCCCAATCAGGCTACGGGTTTGCCTTCTACCCAGGCCCAGATTGTGGCGGGTGCGCTGGTGCAGGGCACCTATCAATTCAAGCTCACCGTTACCGATAACAAGGGCGGAACGGGCACCTCGACGGTACAGATAACCGTGAATGCGGCCCCGGTGACCACGACTATCACGCAAGTGGTGGTTGATGGTGACAGCCTGGAAATGGCCAGCCAGGTATTAGCTGCCGAACGCTACCCAGAACGGTTGAAAGTGCGCCTAGGCGCAAACTTTGGGGATTTCTTTAACGCGGGCGTAGATGGCCAGACGGTGCAGCAAATGCTCTCTGACCAGCAATCCCAGATACTTAGCCGCTATAATGCCAGCACCTACACGGGTATGCACATCCTGGATGTGGGCGGGGGCATTAATGATATCCGACTAGGAGCCACGGCAGCGCAGGCCTATGACCGTTTAAAGCAGTACCATAAGGCAGCACAAGCAGCCGGATTCAAGACTGTAGCCCGCACTCACACCAGCTTCAACAATAACACCTTTGAGCGTCCCGCTGCTGAAATTGAAGCGGAACGCATTGAGCTGGACAAGCTGATTCGGGCGGGCTGGAAGGATGATTGGGGCGCCTCGGCTCTCGTGGACTTGCACCAGAATGCTATTCTAGGCAAGTATGTGTACCCGGCGCAACCTGACCAAGCCTATTTCCAGCCGGACGGCATCCACTTCACGGCCCTTGGCAATGACTATAAGGCGCAATTAATGGCCCCTGCGTTTCTGGCTATAGCTTCAGGTGGCACCTACGGGGCAGTTACTCCCTACGCCAGCTCTTCCACGATGGACTACGACCCGACAACGCTCTCCAATGCCGCCACCGGCACGAAACGCGGGGTGACGCTGCGCAACTCGGAAAACTTTAATGCTCCGGAACAAACGGAGTCATTCCGCCTAACGGTGGATACTGTTAGCCAAGCCTTTACTGTGTTCGCCACCAAGGCCAAGCTCACCGGCGGAGCCGTATCGGGGGCATATTCTGTGCTGCTGTCGGGGCAGAATCTGCAAGTGCGGTCGTATGATGGGGCGGGAGCTATCTCGGCAAGCAAAGCCCTGGCCCTGGGCGCGACCTACAATGTGACCCGCCGCCGTAACGCCTCTGGTTCCATAGACCTTTTTGTAGACAGCGTGCTGGTTGGCTCGGTGCCCACGCCCGGCCCGAACGATCCGACTATTAAAGTAACAATTGGAGCTCTGCTAGTAGACGGAGCTTACTCCTATTTCTTTGGGGGGCGTATTAGCAATTATTCGCTCAATACCACGGCTCTATCTGATGGAGACATCGGTATTATTCACGCCCAGAACTGCGCCCTGACACCTGACCAATACGGGCAATCCTCCTGGTATGCCTATAGCCCGCTCAATAAAGCGGCTACCGATACGGCTTTCCCGAACTTGGTTGCGCCAGGGAATCCGTTTGATGTGTTTGTGGTCTAG
- a CDS encoding TolC family protein — MIRYPFLLLLASLLLGHLATAQTTPRTLPPPAPPVAPVPTGPLTLQQALQTGLRQSLLVQTGTLEVERQRALTRTGYDLPRTVVDYQYGQISGPLGDHSLNIVQQSALPGLYAAQRKLLEGQVLTAEQRTRQQRRDLTRTIQGTYYELLLSYRRAALLRRQDSLYRRAARAARIRYQTGETNRLEQVSAEARSRELQNRLALTLTDIQVQQQQLGILLNLGQSAAIDTTANAIAALSPTDTLGLSAEANPTLALLQQEIEVSRRQTRVEQLRRLPDVRVGYFNQTINKERGFQVAQAGVAVPLLGGAQKNRIQAARIGEQAAEAQLQYATAQLQGQLSVLRSQLTRARTSLAYYEQTALPQARLILNTAEKSFRAGDIEYVEYVVNTDPAWQIQQAYLDQIRQYNDLALSLQSLIGSDAQ, encoded by the coding sequence GTGATACGATATCCTTTCCTTCTCCTGCTGGCAAGTCTGCTGCTAGGCCACCTAGCCACCGCCCAGACCACGCCCCGCACGCTTCCGCCCCCGGCTCCACCGGTGGCCCCGGTCCCGACGGGCCCGCTCACGCTGCAGCAAGCCCTCCAGACTGGCCTACGCCAGAGCTTGCTGGTGCAAACCGGCACACTGGAAGTGGAGCGCCAACGCGCCCTTACCCGCACCGGCTACGACTTGCCTCGCACCGTGGTCGATTATCAGTATGGCCAAATTTCCGGTCCGCTCGGCGACCATAGCCTGAACATAGTGCAGCAGAGCGCTTTACCAGGGCTTTATGCAGCGCAGCGCAAGCTGCTGGAAGGCCAGGTACTCACGGCGGAGCAGCGCACCCGCCAGCAGCGCCGCGACCTGACCCGGACCATCCAGGGGACTTATTATGAGTTGCTGCTGAGCTACCGCCGGGCTGCCCTTCTGCGCCGGCAAGATAGCCTGTACCGGCGGGCCGCCCGGGCGGCCCGCATCCGCTACCAAACCGGCGAGACCAACCGCTTAGAGCAGGTTTCGGCCGAAGCTCGTTCGCGGGAGCTACAAAACCGGCTGGCCCTTACGCTCACCGATATTCAGGTACAGCAGCAGCAGTTGGGCATCCTATTGAATCTAGGCCAGTCGGCTGCCATCGACACTACTGCCAATGCAATAGCGGCCCTCTCCCCCACCGATACGCTAGGCCTCTCCGCCGAAGCTAACCCGACACTGGCCTTGCTGCAGCAGGAGATAGAAGTGAGCCGCCGCCAAACGCGGGTAGAACAGCTACGTCGCCTTCCGGATGTGCGAGTGGGCTATTTCAACCAAACTATCAATAAGGAACGGGGCTTCCAGGTGGCCCAGGCCGGCGTAGCGGTGCCGCTGCTAGGAGGCGCCCAGAAAAACCGGATTCAGGCGGCCCGCATCGGCGAGCAAGCGGCCGAAGCGCAGTTGCAATATGCCACCGCCCAGCTCCAGGGCCAGCTGAGTGTCCTACGAAGCCAACTGACTCGGGCCCGCACTTCATTGGCTTATTACGAGCAAACCGCATTGCCCCAAGCTCGCCTCATCCTCAATACAGCCGAAAAAAGCTTCCGCGCCGGCGACATTGAGTATGTGGAATATGTGGTAAACACCGATCCGGCCTGGCAAATCCAACAGGCCTACCTCGACCAAATTCGCCAGTACAATGATCTGGCACTCAGTCTTCAGTCGTTAATCGGCTCTGATGCTCAATAA
- a CDS encoding acyltransferase family protein, with protein MKEVRSLTSLRWFAALFVFFFHVDMAHRTPLTWLPWRLQAIVQQGRLGVCVFFVLSGFVMVLAASRYLAQPADNFLSAHYIRDFYQRRFARIYPVYLTGLLLVAAISLRLSTLPSWPVILANLTLTTGYFTDTRLAWYAGGAHSLSTEFFFYLVTPLLLFWLSQRSRLALQGVAITAVAVGVGLGVINMLAPGRLSMDVPFAFPPFRLPEFVCGICTGLLVVRYNWKPAAWLAPVLLVMCAIYLSYAGPLVPAVTLLHNWIVVPTVAILLASLYHYESTPLYSWMQHRWLHSLGEISFCFYIAQLPLSQLLDALIAGKHVSQNNHWVTFVGLLLNIGVAMAMRKFIENPAYDWLMRKTKKPQRTQVAS; from the coding sequence ATGAAGGAAGTACGCTCGTTAACAAGTCTGCGCTGGTTTGCGGCCCTCTTTGTATTTTTCTTCCACGTTGACATGGCTCACCGCACGCCACTGACGTGGCTACCCTGGCGCCTTCAGGCCATTGTGCAGCAGGGCCGATTAGGCGTATGTGTATTCTTTGTACTAAGTGGCTTTGTCATGGTACTAGCTGCCTCTCGCTACTTAGCCCAACCGGCGGACAACTTCCTTTCAGCCCATTACATACGGGACTTCTATCAGCGCCGCTTCGCCCGAATTTACCCGGTTTACCTTACTGGCCTGTTACTGGTTGCTGCCATCAGCCTGCGCCTGAGCACCTTGCCCAGTTGGCCAGTGATACTGGCCAACCTAACGCTCACTACCGGCTACTTCACCGATACGCGACTGGCTTGGTATGCCGGCGGCGCACACTCTTTAAGCACCGAGTTTTTTTTCTACCTAGTTACTCCATTGCTGTTGTTCTGGCTTTCGCAGCGGAGCCGCTTGGCTTTGCAGGGAGTAGCCATAACGGCAGTAGCGGTTGGTGTAGGCTTAGGCGTAATCAATATGCTCGCTCCTGGACGCCTCAGCATGGATGTTCCCTTTGCCTTCCCACCATTCCGGCTTCCAGAGTTTGTATGCGGCATCTGCACGGGGCTGCTGGTGGTTCGCTATAACTGGAAGCCGGCCGCTTGGCTAGCGCCTGTGCTACTAGTCATGTGTGCCATTTACCTGTCGTATGCAGGGCCTTTGGTACCCGCTGTTACGCTGCTGCATAATTGGATTGTAGTACCCACAGTGGCCATACTCTTAGCCTCCCTTTACCACTATGAGAGTACACCGCTCTACTCTTGGATGCAGCATAGATGGCTACACTCCCTAGGTGAGATTTCTTTCTGCTTCTACATCGCTCAGCTTCCGCTTTCTCAGTTACTCGACGCGTTGATAGCAGGAAAGCACGTTAGCCAGAACAATCATTGGGTTACGTTTGTCGGCCTCCTGCTCAATATTGGGGTAGCCATGGCTATGCGCAAGTTCATAGAGAATCCGGCCTATGATTGGCTCATGAGAAAAACGAAAAAGCCGCAAAGGACACAGGTTGCCTCGTAA
- a CDS encoding DUF6712 family protein, producing MSILLITVADFPEFWPLSINTAPELVEPYIRKAQTFDVRPLFTAAEWQGFESNLGNGTTEFPGVEFDPEEFLATPPPSAWDNPTLAALWVGFAKPVLVTESFRRLMLWHGTHVTPNGLETMQDINNQPVTSARRAELKADVEAERNLYAGRLQAALRAYRGTVPTTTCGASTRRRPGRGGVTFHAI from the coding sequence ATGAGCATACTCCTGATCACCGTAGCCGACTTCCCCGAGTTCTGGCCCCTGTCCATCAACACGGCCCCTGAGCTGGTAGAGCCCTACATCCGCAAGGCCCAGACCTTCGACGTGCGCCCGCTTTTTACTGCGGCTGAATGGCAAGGATTTGAAAGCAACCTCGGTAATGGTACCACAGAGTTCCCAGGTGTCGAGTTTGACCCTGAAGAGTTTCTGGCTACGCCCCCGCCTTCGGCCTGGGACAATCCTACGCTGGCTGCGCTTTGGGTCGGATTTGCCAAACCGGTGCTAGTTACCGAGTCCTTCCGCCGCCTCATGCTCTGGCACGGTACGCATGTGACGCCCAACGGGCTGGAAACCATGCAGGACATCAATAACCAGCCAGTTACCAGTGCCCGCCGGGCTGAGCTCAAAGCCGATGTAGAAGCCGAGCGCAACCTCTACGCGGGCCGGTTGCAGGCGGCGTTGCGCGCTTACCGGGGCACCGTGCCTACCACCACTTGCGGGGCCAGCACCCGCCGCCGCCCCGGTCGGGGTGGTGTGACCTTCCACGCTATTTAA